The following proteins come from a genomic window of Flavobacterium eburneipallidum:
- a CDS encoding YceI family protein, which produces MTTKWAIDANQSDVLIKVKDATITYLGGETNQFNGFVSMDEDEVEDASVEFLLDSNTFPSQKRDSKNNPKKPLIRFKSTSFQKIKNNINFLKGYLTIKDVTKMVELDAEFIGINNYNGSRKAAFEIKGDINRNDFGLDKNFNNSNEKFGLGKNLKLVANLEFSI; this is translated from the coding sequence ATGACAACAAAATGGGCTATTGATGCAAACCAATCGGATGTGTTAATCAAAGTAAAAGATGCTACAATTACGTATTTAGGTGGCGAAACCAATCAATTCAATGGTTTTGTGTCTATGGATGAAGATGAAGTTGAAGACGCATCGGTAGAATTTTTATTAGACAGTAACACATTTCCTTCTCAAAAAAGAGATTCAAAAAACAATCCTAAAAAGCCTTTGATTCGTTTCAAATCGACTTCGTTTCAAAAAATTAAAAATAACATCAATTTCTTGAAAGGTTATTTAACGATAAAAGATGTTACCAAAATGGTGGAATTGGATGCTGAATTTATTGGCATCAACAATTACAACGGAAGTCGTAAAGCTGCTTTTGAAATAAAAGGCGACATTAATAGAAATGACTTTGGATTGGATAAAAATTTCAATAATTCGAATGAAAAATTTGGATTAGGAAAAAATCTAAAACTAGTGGCTAATTTGGAGTTTTCAATCTAA
- a CDS encoding TetR/AcrR family transcriptional regulator, producing the protein MKEKIIAKAGEMFLKLGFKSITMDDIAGEMCISKKTIYKYFCNKEILVEESVQLLHKEVHKLIEEAISKNFNAIAENFEIRRMFAEMFKSSDTSPIYQLKKHYPEIYHNALKFQIEECEFCFRQNIEKGIEQKLYRSDLNVEVYVKFYYYLIFSINENTPSEAEAETLEFEALEYHTRAMATADGIIELEKQLKNVNI; encoded by the coding sequence ATGAAAGAAAAAATTATAGCAAAAGCAGGCGAAATGTTTTTAAAACTTGGTTTTAAAAGTATTACTATGGATGACATCGCAGGCGAAATGTGTATTTCAAAAAAAACGATTTACAAATATTTTTGCAACAAAGAAATTCTAGTTGAAGAGAGTGTGCAATTGCTTCATAAAGAAGTGCATAAGCTAATAGAAGAAGCTATATCTAAAAACTTCAATGCTATTGCTGAAAATTTTGAAATCAGACGCATGTTTGCCGAGATGTTTAAATCTTCGGATACTTCTCCTATTTATCAATTAAAAAAGCATTATCCAGAAATATATCATAATGCTTTAAAATTTCAAATTGAAGAATGTGAATTTTGTTTTAGACAAAATATCGAAAAAGGAATTGAACAAAAACTATATCGAAGTGATTTGAATGTAGAGGTTTATGTTAAATTCTACTATTATTTGATTTTTAGTATCAACGAAAACACACCTTCAGAGGCGGAAGCTGAAACACTAGAATTTGAAGCTTTAGAATACCACACCCGAGCTATGGCTACAGCTGATGGAATAATCGAACTCGAAAAACAATTAAAAAACGTTAATATATAA
- a CDS encoding TolC family protein yields MKKIILILLCSLGWTTNAQVKTLTLKEAITYALENKADAKKAKLDVENSEYQIQEVRSRALPQITANGSLNYNPVLQTTVIDGAAFGTPGTTIQAAFGQKWNSVAGVSLNQALYDQSVFIGLKASKSTREFYQINAQLTEEQLIEKVANAYYQVYVTRQNLNVLDNNLKNTTKVKDIIKGQFDNGLAKKIDLDRTLVRVSNINTQRQQTINAIALQENSLKFLMGMPIETTISIPETEFEVTPEALSAKPDTTTRSEYALLKKNEQLLEYQKKSVQAGYYPTLSLTGSYNYIGQGPEMPWFKKPSDGVYWSDFASVGLNLQVPIFSGFGTRAKVRQADNKLKSIKVDLEETKLALDLEFENAKTQIDNSLISINNQKQNAQLAQEVLTNTNNNYIQGLASLTDLLDAENELVAAQNNYTTSLLQYKLAEIALIKSKGQLKSLINK; encoded by the coding sequence ATGAAAAAAATAATTCTAATACTATTGTGTTCTCTTGGTTGGACTACCAATGCACAAGTTAAAACCCTAACCTTGAAAGAAGCCATAACCTATGCGCTAGAAAACAAGGCCGATGCAAAAAAAGCAAAGTTAGATGTAGAAAATAGTGAATACCAAATTCAGGAAGTTCGCTCTAGAGCTTTGCCACAAATTACGGCTAATGGAAGCTTAAATTACAATCCTGTTTTGCAAACTACAGTAATTGATGGAGCTGCTTTTGGTACGCCAGGAACTACAATCCAAGCTGCTTTTGGACAAAAATGGAATTCAGTTGCAGGAGTTTCTTTAAATCAAGCTTTGTATGATCAATCGGTTTTTATTGGATTGAAAGCATCAAAGTCAACTAGAGAGTTTTACCAAATCAATGCGCAATTGACCGAAGAACAGCTTATAGAAAAAGTAGCTAATGCTTATTATCAGGTGTATGTTACTCGCCAAAACTTAAATGTTTTAGATAACAATTTAAAAAACACTACTAAAGTTAAGGATATTATCAAAGGGCAATTTGATAACGGTTTGGCAAAAAAAATTGATTTAGATCGAACTTTAGTTCGTGTTTCGAACATCAACACACAACGCCAGCAAACTATTAATGCTATAGCTCTTCAGGAGAATTCCTTAAAATTTTTGATGGGAATGCCTATAGAAACGACTATTTCAATTCCAGAAACTGAATTTGAAGTAACTCCAGAAGCACTTTCTGCCAAACCAGATACAACCACAAGATCAGAATATGCACTGCTAAAAAAGAACGAACAACTTTTAGAGTATCAAAAAAAATCAGTTCAAGCGGGCTATTATCCAACACTTTCTTTAACAGGAAGCTATAATTATATAGGACAAGGACCAGAAATGCCTTGGTTCAAAAAACCATCCGACGGAGTGTATTGGTCTGATTTTGCTTCAGTTGGTTTGAATTTGCAAGTTCCTATTTTCAGTGGATTTGGAACACGAGCCAAAGTTCGTCAAGCGGATAATAAATTAAAATCGATAAAAGTAGATTTAGAGGAAACGAAATTGGCTCTCGATTTAGAATTTGAAAATGCTAAAACTCAAATTGACAATAGCCTTATTTCCATCAATAATCAAAAGCAAAATGCACAATTGGCACAAGAAGTTTTGACTAATACCAATAATAATTACATTCAAGGATTGGCTTCTTTAACTGATTTGTTGGATGCTGAAAACGAATTGGTAGCCGCTCAAAACAATTACACCACTTCTTTACTACAATACAAATTAGCTGAAATAGCATTAATCAAATCCAAAGGACAACTTAAATCACTTATAAACAAATAA
- a CDS encoding efflux RND transporter periplasmic adaptor subunit, with amino-acid sequence MKKIITTVLIIVASLAVIGYILTSNKAENKAKTDIVAEKNATVSVKVAPVKTEEIVLDFVANGSFEPIQELTFCAEKSGKVISVLVKEGDYVSVGQTLATVRGDVIDVNAQTANAVYQNSKSDYARYENAFKSGGVTKQQLDQAKLALTNAEANLKQARINVGDTRIKAPIKGFINKRYIEPGSILTGMPATSLFDIVNVSKLKLNVTVDESQVASLKKGNTVNVTSSVFPDKTFSGKITFVAAKADATLNFPVEIEIANNSDNSLKAGMYGTANFGSKQKKLLKVVPRNAFVGSVSANEVFVVENGTAKLKKVTAGRILGDQVEIVDGLDEGDTVIITGQINLQNGNAVEIIK; translated from the coding sequence ATGAAAAAAATTATAACAACCGTACTAATAATTGTTGCCTCATTGGCAGTAATTGGATATATTTTGACGAGTAACAAAGCCGAGAACAAAGCGAAGACTGATATTGTTGCCGAAAAAAATGCAACAGTTTCTGTAAAAGTAGCTCCAGTAAAAACAGAAGAAATTGTGTTGGATTTCGTAGCAAACGGAAGCTTTGAACCTATCCAAGAATTGACTTTTTGTGCAGAAAAATCAGGAAAGGTAATCAGCGTTTTAGTAAAAGAAGGCGATTATGTAAGCGTAGGTCAAACATTAGCAACTGTAAGAGGCGATGTAATTGATGTAAATGCTCAAACGGCAAATGCAGTTTATCAAAATTCAAAATCAGATTATGCTCGTTATGAAAACGCATTCAAATCAGGTGGAGTGACCAAACAACAATTAGATCAAGCCAAATTAGCTTTGACTAATGCTGAAGCCAACTTAAAACAAGCCAGAATCAATGTAGGAGATACTCGAATCAAAGCACCAATCAAAGGTTTTATCAACAAAAGATACATCGAACCAGGATCTATTTTGACTGGAATGCCAGCTACTTCATTATTCGATATTGTGAATGTTTCTAAATTGAAATTGAATGTTACTGTTGACGAAAGTCAAGTAGCTAGCTTGAAAAAAGGAAATACAGTAAATGTTACTTCAAGCGTATTTCCTGATAAAACATTTTCTGGAAAAATCACTTTTGTTGCTGCTAAAGCGGATGCAACATTAAACTTTCCGGTAGAAATTGAAATCGCTAACAACTCGGACAATAGCCTAAAAGCGGGAATGTACGGAACGGCTAATTTTGGTTCGAAACAAAAGAAATTGTTGAAAGTAGTTCCAAGAAATGCTTTCGTAGGAAGTGTAAGTGCTAACGAAGTTTTTGTTGTAGAAAACGGAACTGCTAAATTGAAAAAAGTAACTGCTGGAAGAATTCTAGGCGATCAAGTAGAAATTGTTGACGGATTAGACGAAGGTGATACAGTAATTATTACAGGGCAAATTAACCTACAAAATGGTAATGCAGTAGAAATTATTAAATAA